A window from Pan paniscus chromosome 14, NHGRI_mPanPan1-v2.0_pri, whole genome shotgun sequence encodes these proteins:
- the LOC100970029 gene encoding peroxiredoxin-2-like — protein MASGNACMGKPAPNFKATSMVDGAFKEVKLSDYKGKYVVLFFYPLDFTFVCLTEIIAVSSHAEDFRKLGCEVLGILVDSQFTHLAWINIPRKEGGLGPLNIPLLANVARRLSEDYGELKTDECIAYWGLFIIDGKGVLRQITVNDLPVGHSLDEALQLVQTIQYTDKHREVCPAGWKLGSNTIKLNVDDGEEYFSKQN, from the coding sequence ATGGCCTCAGGTAATGCGTGCATGGGAAAGCCCGCCCCTAACTTCAAGGCCACATCCATGGTGGATGGCGCCTTCAAAGAGGTGAAGCTGTCAGACTACAAAGGGAAGTACGTGGTCCTCTTTTTCTACCCTCTGGACTTCACTTTTGTGTGCCTCACGGAGATTATTGCAGTCAGCAGCCATGCCGAGGACTTCCGCAAGCTGGGCTGCGAAGTGCTGGGCATCTTGGTGGACTCTCAGTTCACCCACCTGGCTTGGATTAACATCCCCCGGAAGGAGGGAGGCTTGGGCCCCCTGAACATCCCCCTGCTTGCTAATGTGGCAAGACGCTTGTCTGAGGATTACGGTGAGCTGAAAACAGATGAGTGCATTGCCTACTGGGGCCTCTTTATCATTGATGGCAAGGGTGTCCTTCGCCAGATCACTGTTAATGATTTGCCTGTGGGACACTCATTGGATGAGGCTCTGCAGCTGGTCCAGACCATCCAGTACACGGACAAGCACAGGGAAGTTTGTCCTGCTGGCTGGAAGCTTGGCAGTAACACAATTAAGCTCAACGTGGATGACGGCGAGGAATATTTCTCCAAACAAAATTAG